The Natrinema saccharevitans genome includes the window CCGCGGCCCACTGTCTCGCGCAGGCGGTCGAGCGCCTGTACGACGACGAGGCGGTCAAGCTCGCGATCGGCCCGCCGACCGACGAGGGCTTCTACTACGACTTCGACAACCTCGAGATCGACGAGGAGGACCTCGCCGACCTCGAGGACGAGATCGAGGCGATCATCGCCGAAGACTACGAGATCGAGCGCGAGGAGGTCCCGATCGAGGAGGCCGAGCAGCGCCTCGAAGGCGAACCCTACAAGCTCGAACTGCTCTCCGAGTTCGCCGACGAGAACGACACCGTGAGCTTCTACCGGCAGGGCGAGTGGGAGGACCTCTGTGCCGGCCCCCACGTCGACTCGACCGGCGAGATCGGCGTCGTCGAACTGCTCGAGATCGCCGGGGCCTACTGGCGCGGCGACGAGGACAACACGATGCAGACCCGCATCTACGGGACCGCCTTCGAGGACGAGAGCGATCTCGAGGCCTTCCTCGAGCGCAAGCGCGAGGCCGAGAAGCGGGACCACCGCCGCATCGGCAACGAGATGGACCTGTTCTCGATCCAGGACGTGACCGGCCCCGGACTGCCGCTGTATCACCCCGCCGGGAAGACCGTCCTCTCGGAACTCGAGGACTTCGTGCGTGAGTTGAACGAGGACGCGGGCTACGACTACGTCGAGACGCCCCACGTCTTCAAAACGGATCTGTGGCACCGGTCGGGCCACTACGAGAACTACCAGGACGACATGTTCATCTTCGACGTCGGCGACGACGAGTTCGGCCTGAAGCCGATGAACTGTCCCGGCCACGCCGCCATCTTCCAGGACCACTCCTGGAGCTATCGGGATCTTCCGATCCGCTACGCGGAAAACGGGAAAGTCTACCGCAAGGAACAACGCGGCGAACTGTCGGGGCTCTCGCGGGTCTGGGCCTTCACCATCGACGACGGCCACCTGTTCATCCGGCCCGACCAGATCAGACAGGAGGTCGAGGAGATCATGGACATGATCACGGACGTCCTCGAGACGTTCGACCTCGACTACGAGATGGCGCTTGCGACCCGTCCCGAGAAGTCCGTCGGGAGCGACGAGATCTGGGACCGCGCCGAGGAGCAACTCGAGAACGTCCTCGAGAACCGCGCTCACGACTACGAGATCGAAGAAGGCGACGGCGCGTTCTACGGGCCGAAGATCGACTTCGCGTTCGAGGACGCCATCGGCCGCTCGTGGGACGGCCCGACGGTCCAACTGGACTTCAACATGCCCGAGCGGTTCGACCTGAACTACGTCGGTGAGGACAACGAGGAACACCGCCCCGTCATGATCCACCGCGCGCTCTACGGCAGTTACGAGCGGTTCTTCATGATGCTCATCGAGCACTACGAGGGTCGGTTCCCGCTCTGGCTCGCGCCCGAACAGGTCCGCGTGCTGCCGATCTCCGACGACAACCTCGGCTACGCTCACCGCGTGGCGAACGAGTTCGACGACTTCCGCGTCGAGGTCGACGACCGCGACTCGACGCTCGAGCGAAAGATCCGCGCGGCCCACGACGATCGGGTTCCGTACCAGATCATCGTCGGGGACAACGAGGAAGAAGACGGCACCATCTCCGTTCGGGATCGCTTCGAGGACCAGGAGTACGACGTCGAGATCGAGGAGTTCCGTACTCACCTCGAGGCCGAACGCGACGAGCAGCGGACGGAACCGGACTTCCTGCAGTAGCGGCCTCGACGATCGCATCGGGACGGACCGTCGGTTTTCCAGTCGATAGACTCGGCGGTTGTCCGCCACAGGCGCGGGTCACTTCCACGTTCGTGACGTTTCGCGCGTCGAAGCCGATCGCAATACCCATAGTTGCGGAATCGTGCATATCTGTATGAACAGAGCCGAGAAAGCAGCCCTCCAGCTGCGGGCCGTCGACGTGTTGCGGATGTTGAAAGAGACCCGGACCTACGACGAACTCGCCGAGACGACCGGGCTTCCGGCGGGCGATCTCAACCGCTACGTCAACGGGCACGTCCTCCCGGGGACCGACCGCGCGCGCGAGGTCGTCGAGGAACTCGGCCGGGAGGCGCTGGCGGCGGAACTCGAGGCGCGAATCCGCGTCGACGACGAGGGGTACGTCGACAACAGCGCCACCGTCTTCGACCAGCCCTTCCTCGATTTGGCCGCGCCGGTCGTGGCGAACGGGTTCGACTTCGATCGACCGGACGTGGTTCTCACCGCCGCGACCGACGGGATCACGCTCGCGGCCGCGCTCGCGAGTTACTACGGCGTCCGCTGTGCCTACGCGAAAAAGAGCAAGGAGACCGCCGTCGAGGAGTTCATCGAGGCCCGCCAGCGCCTGCAGTCGGGGATCGAACTCACCTACTACCTGCCCGCCTCGGCCATCGATCCCGGCGAGTCGGTGCTGGTCGTCGACGACCTCATCCGCTCTGGCGAGACGCAGGAACTCCTGTTGGACATCGCCCACACCGCCGAAGCCGACGTCGCCGGCGTCTTCGCGCTCATCGCCGCCGGCGAGGACGGCATCGAACGCGCCCGCGATCGGACCGACGCGCCGGTCGGTGCGCTCACGAGCGTCGCCCCGACGACGGACCGAGTAACGGGCGACTGACCGCCCGCACTGCGTTTCGTCCGTCGAGGGAACGAACGCGCAGCGTTCCGGAACGGAAACGAGGAACCGTTGCTTTCGACGCCGCGTTCGCCAAAACTCCTCGAGGAATCGCCCGAGGGGAACCGTGTGAACGATTGGCACATTATTAATCATTAGGTTTATGGTGGTCCCCCCAGTTTGTGGTGGTACGCACATGACCGAGACAGTCATCCTCGGCGTGATCGGTTCCGACGCTCACGTCGTCGGGATCACCATCCTGGAACAGGCGCTGGAGGCAGCCGGATTCGACGTCGTCAACCTGGGGGTCCAGAGTTCCCAGGAGGAGTTCGTCGACGCCGCGTCCGCCAACGATGCCGAGGCTGTACTCGTCTCGTCGCTCTACGGCCACGCCAAACAGGACTGCGAGGGCTTCCACCAGCGAATCGAGGAGGCCGACCTCGACGTCACGACCTACATCGGCGGCAACCTCGCCGTCGGACAGGACGACTTCGAGGAGACCCGCAAGTTCTTCCGCGAGATGGGGTTCGATCGGGTCTTCGATTCCGAGACCGACCCCGAGGAGGCCATCGACGCGCTGATGGCCGATCTGGATATGCGCTCGACCGAGAGCGAACAGGAAAGTCAGACCATCTCGGCGTAAGCCGACCGATCACGTCTTCTTCGCCGCCGTTCTCGCACCCGCCGAGCCGCTGCTATCGTTCGATCGGTCGTCTCGAGCGAGCATCGACCGCGATCAGCGGACGATCGTCACCGGAACCGGCGACCGCCGGGCGATCGTCTCGGCGACGCTCCCGAGTAAGATGCGGCTCGCACCGGTCCGCCCGTGGCTCCCGACCACGATGTGATCCATGTCGTGTTCGGCCGCGTAATCTACGATCGACCGCGAGATGCCGCCGACGACGTGGTCCGTCTCGATTTCGAGTCCGTGGTCGGCAGCCTGCTCTCGCGCCGTCTCGAGGATCTCCTCGGCCCGCTCCTCGTGGTGGTCCTGAATCTCGTCGTAGTTGGCCATCGCGGTCCCCTCCACGCCGGTCACGGCGTAGAAATCGCCCGGATCGAGGACGTGAAGCGCGGTGATCGTCGCCTCGGGATACTCGCGACAGGCGAACTCGAGGGCTTCCGTCGATTGATTCGAGTCGTCGACCGCCACGAGGACGTTGTCCGTCATGCGCGTTGGTACATCGGCCTGCGGAATAAGTCCACTCCTGAGTCCGGCAGGACGGGAGTTGCCGCCGCCGGCACCCGTTCGGTCACCGCTTGCCTGTACGCGGTCGAGTCTCGGTTCGTCTCGTGGTGAGCGCGGACACGGCGGCGTGGCTGCTGTCGATATCAGTCGCGAAAGAAGTGCTGTGAATCGGCCGTCGTGACTGCGCGTTACTTCGCGCGTCCCTGACCGCCGGTGTTGGAGGGACGGACCTTCTCCGCGCCCTTGCCGCGGTTGTTCAGACCGCGGTTGGCCTTGCCGGCGTTGGTGAGGCCGCGGAACGCGCGGTTGGTGTGGTCGTCGTCGCAGATCCAGTTGAGGTCGTCGTCGTTCTCGATCGCGGGGTGGTTCGGGTCCACGAGGATCGCTTCGAACCACTTCTGCGAGCCGTCTTCGCCGACCCAGTAGCTGTTGAGCACGCGCAAGTTGGGGTACTTCCGGGAGACGCGTTCCTCGCCGATGCGCTGGATGTTCTTGCGCCGCCCGATGCGGTTGACACCCTGGCGCTTCGAGCGCCGACCGGCCGTGAACCGTTCCTTCCGGGCGGTCCCTTTGCGGACCGAGACCCGGACCACGACGATGCCCTGCTTGGCCTTGTAGCCGAGTTCGCGTGCTTTGTCCAGTCGCGTCGGGCGCTCGATGCGCTCGATAGCGCCCTGGTCGCGCCACTCCTGTTTGCGCTGCCACTGCAGCTCCCCGAGCTTGCCGTCGTCGGGGTCCTTCCATGCGTCCTTGATGTGGGAATAGAAGCTTTCTGCCATTGTATTCACCCGCGGGCGTTTGCTGGTTCAATCCCGACCGGGGCCGAGCCCCGCGGATCACATCCCGACCTGTGACGCGGCGTCGTGCAGGTGCCCGCTGATGCCCGCGAACCAGCGAGTCTACCCACCCTTCCCGGCTCTCGAGTATAAGCGCTTCGAACTCCGGGAACGCGGCGTCGAAACGGAAATTATCGCTCGAGCGAGGGTGGCCTCGCGCCGTCGACCGATCGCGTGGTGTGTCCGTCGACGAGAAAGCCAATTTTGTATATCGTAATTTGGTTCATCCGGGCGCAGGCTCGAGACGAATCGCCGGCAGCACCGGATCTGACGGGGTACGACGACGGGGCTCGCGACCCGTTCGGTGGCACTCGTGGCTGGTCCGAACGTCGGGTCCGTCGATCTTCGGCCTCGCGAGGCCGTCGCTTTCGGGCGTTCTCCCGCTGCCGGCCGGTACCGAGCTATCTATCCGAGGCGACCCAATGGACTGCGCTCGAGACGACGACGGCGAAAACGACACCGAACCGGTCGACGGACCGATCGAAACGGGCGATCGAGTCGGCGTGAACGGCGTTTTGGGGGCCGTAGTCCGCCGGTATCGGCGGCTACGCGTCGATCTCGAGCCCGTCGAACTCGCCGGCCTCGATCTCGCGGGCGAGGTCGTCGGGCTCGAGATCGTCGGGGACGTGCTGGGGGTACTTCCGGCGGAAGTAGCCCACGATGTTGGTCAGATCGCGCCGGAGGAACTCGCCGGCGTTCTCGTGATCGGTCGGGACCGCCTGGGGCCAGTCGAAGATCGTCACGCCGCCCTCGTCGACGAAGACGTTGTACTCGCTCATGTCGGCATGGACGTATCCGTTCGCGTATGCGCGTGACATTTCGGTTACCAACAGCCCCAGCACACCGAGGACCTGCTCGTCCTCGAGGCGGGTCCGCGAGAGTTCGACGCCGTCCATCTTCTCCATGACGATGGCGTGGCGGTTCTGGCCGATCGGCTGGGGAACCGCCACGTCGGGGTAGAGCTCCTCGAGGATGTCGTACTCGCGCTCGGCTGCCTTCCGGGCGGTGTACATCCACGAGACGTGGTCGTTGTCCGAGGTATAGTCGCGTTCCTTGTGGACCTCCCGGAAGTTCGTGTACCCCTCGCGGTGGTACTTCAGGGCCAGGGGCTTGTACGAGCGGACCTCGTAGACGTCGCTTTCCTTGCCGACGCCGAGCGGCGAGCCGAACTCCGAGATCGTGTCCTGTTCGACCAACGCGCGCAAGGCGAGGGTGTCGTAGCCCTCGAACTGGAGGGTATAGCCCTCGTACTGGATCGTCTTTCGCTCGACCAGCCCGCGTTTGAGACAGCGCTCGAGGCGGTACTCGACCTCCTCGTCGGGCAGGTCGGCGAACTTCGGGAGCTTCTCCCGCTGGACCCACTCGGAGAAGCGCATCCCCTGCTCGACCCCCGAGAGGAGATAGAAGTCCTCGTCCTCGAGTTCCGGGAGCAACCCGGCGACGTTGCGCACCATAAGCATCGGTAGCCGGCGTGTACGTAAAAACGGCGTGACGCACGCTCGAGTGTTACAGCCGGCGAGGGAGGCGCGCTCGTCGGCCGGGCTACTGACACGTATAGGTAAATCACATATCGGTATACTAAATTGACTATCCCTGCTGTACTACTCCTCCGGACGGCAGCCCTTCACCGTGGTGGTCGTGTCGAACGTCGTCCTCTCGACGACGGGGTCGCGCGTCGGTTCGACGGATCTCGTTGCTCGCGGCGATCGTCAGTTCCGCTTTTCTCGCTTCCGAGCGAGTTCGACGGCCCTCTCGGTGTGGCCGTGCCACGGCTCGCCGTGGCCCGGCAAGAGGAGGACCTCGCCGATCGACTCGAGTCGGGACAGCGACTCGTACGCGCGGTCGTGATCCGGGTTGAACCAGTCGGCGAGCAGTTGTGGCCGGTGGCCGCGACCGGCGACGAAATCGGTCGTGACGAGTTCGTCGCCGCAGAAGAGGACCTCCTGCTCCGGGAAGTGGTACGCGACGTGTCCCTCGCTGTGGCCGGGGGTGTGAACGACTCGGGGCGAGCCGGGTACGTCGAGCGTCTCGCCGTCCGCGACCGTCCGAAAGGATGTCAGCGGCGGGACGGAGAGGCCACCCGAGCGAACGAACTCGACCGCATACCGGGCGATCTCCGGCCGCCAGAGGCGAACGAGTCCCTTGGTGAGGGGCATCTCGCCGTCTCCGCGAGCGTGTGCCGCGTCGGCTTCGTGGAGCCACACCGGGACCCCGGCTTCCCTGCGGAGTCGCTCGGCGAACCCCGCGTGATCGGGATGAGCGTGTGTCAGTATGCAGGCGTCGACGTCCGTCACGCCGTAGCCCATCGCCTCGAGTTGAGCGGCGAACTGGTCCCAGTGTGCCGGAAAGCCGGTATCGACGACCGTGATGCCGTCGGCCGTCTCCACGAGGTACCAGCTCACTCGCTCGCTCCCGCACCGGTAGACGCCGTCCGCAACGCGTTCCGAGATCATTGCCATCGATACGCCGACCGAGTTCACGACAGTGAATAAACACCTCGAGCCGTTCTTGGGTACTGAGAATCGAACGCGCGGGAGGCTCGTTCGCGGACGGCCCCGTTCCGACTCGGGTCACGGTCGTCCGAACACTACCTCTAACCCCCTCGAGTTCGACTGGGGGGATATGAGCGACGCCACGGACCGTTCGACCGATACGGACCTCGCTGATCGGAACTGGCGGCTGATCCGGGACGAGCCCCGCGACGGGGCGACGCAGATGGCACTCGAGGAGATCGCCGCGCGGACGGCCCTCGAGGACGGCCTACGAACGGTCCGGACCTACTCGTGGGCACCGAGTACGCTCTCGCTGGGGTACCGACAGGCCGCCGACACCGTCGACTGGGACTTCTGCGACCGCGAGGGGATCGACGTCACCCGCCGACAGACCGGCGGCGGCGGGATCTACCACGACCGTTTCGCGGATATTTCGTACACGATCGTCGCCCCCGCCGACGAGGTCCCGGGGGATCTGATGGACTGTTACGAACTGTTTTGCGAACCGATCCTCGCGGCCTTCGATCGGCTGGGCGTCGACGCCGACTTCGCCTCGAGCGAGCAGGACGCGATCTACCAGCCCTCCTGCTATCTGCGCGATATCAACCCGGCTCACGACATCGTCACCCCCGCCGGTGCCGGGACGGAGGCGAAGAAGATCAGCGGCAACGCCCAGTACCGCCAGCGCGACGTGGTCATCCAGCACGGCTCGATCAGCTACGCCCTCGCGCCCCGGTCCCACGTCGGCGTCTTCGATACCGATCTCGAGGAATCGACGTTCGCCGACCGGGTAACGAGCATCCGTGACGAGGCGGGGGTCGACCGCGAGGCGGCCGTCGACACGATCGCGGCCGCGCTGGGCGACTGGTGCGATGCCGACGAATCGACCTGGCGCGAAGGTGAACTCGAGGCCGCCCGCGACCTCGCCGCCCGGAAGTTCGGGAGCGACGCGTGGGTCCGCGATCGGGAGGTCCTCGAGGCAAGCGACCAGTGAGACGAAGTAGTATCACCGGTTCCTGATGTCCCCGCAGGACGGACATCCGGCACAGCACACGCCACGGCTGACCGGTGGCCGACCGGAGGAGACCGGTCGAATGGGGCGGTTCGTTATACCTATCACGGCCCGGTACTGACCGGTAAGCATGACGATGAAGGTCGGCGCACACGTCTCGATCTCCGGTTCGCGCGTCTCTTCCGACGACGAAACGCCCCCCTACGACGACGTCCGAAACGCGGTCCACCGCCAGACCGCCTTCGGCGGCAACTGCGGACAGATCTTCACCACCTCGCCGCAGGTCTGGGCCCAGCCCGAGATCAGCGACGAGGCCGCCGACGGCTTCCGCGAGGAGTCCGACGAGCGACTCGAGGGCCCGTGGGTGATCCACTCCTCGTATCTCGTGAACCTCTGTACGCCCAAAGACGACCTCCGCCGGAAGTCAAAAGAGAGCATGCAAGCGGAACTCGACGCCGCCCAGCGGCTGGGAATCCCCTACGTCAACGTCCACCTCGGAGCGCATACGGGCGCGGGCGTCGAGGGCGGCCTCGACAATGCCGCAAGCGTCATCGACAATCTCGACGTCCCAGGGGGCGTCCAGATTCTCATCGAGTCCGACGCCGGCAGCGGCACGAAACTCGGCGGCGAGTTCGAACACCTCGCGGGGATCATCGATCGTACCGAGACGGACATCGGGATCTGTATCGACACGGCCCACACGCTCGTCGCGGGCAACGACCTCACGACCCCCGAGGCGGTCGACGAGACGGTCGGCCGCTTCGACGACGAGGTCGGCCTCGAGTACCTCGAGTACATCCACCTCAACGACTCGAAACACGACGTGGGTACTCACAAGGACGAACACGCCCACATCGGCGAGGGCTACATCGGCGAGGACGGAATGCGCGCGATCGTCAACCACCCCGAGCTGCGGGACCTGCCCTTCGCCCTCGAGACGCCGACCGAGGACGGCCGCGGGTTCGCGTGGAACATCGAGAAAGTCAGGGGACTGCGAGACGACGAGTAGCCGATTCGTCGCCGAACCGACCCGTTTTTACTCGCACCGGCGGTACCGTGGCCCGTGCGCGAGTTCTCAGAATCCTACCTCAGCCGAACCCGCGAGGGAATGTGGGCCGATTCCCGGGAGGCCCTCGAGCCGCTGGCCCTCGAGACCCGCGAACGGATCCTCGACGTGGGCTGTGGCACCGGCGAACTGAGCCGCGTCCTCGCGGCCGAGTCGCCGGGCGAGGTGATCGGCTGCGACGCCGACCCGGATCTGCTTTCGGCGGCCGGCGACCACGTTCCGGTCGTCGCCGGGGACGCCCTCCGGCTGCCGTTTCCGGACGACACGTTCGACCTCATGGTTTGTCAGGCGCTGCTGATCAACCTGCCCGATCCCGCGGCCGCAGTCGCCGAGTTCGCCCGCGTCTCGACGGACCTCGTCGCGGCCGTCGAACCCGACAACGCAGCGGTCGAGATCGACTCGAGCGTCGACGCCGAGGACGACCTCGAGCGACGGGCACGCGGGGCCTACATCGACGGCGTGCCGACGGACGTCGCGCTCGGGGCCGACGCCCGCGAGGCGTTCGAGGCGGCGGGGCTCGCAGTCCTCGAAACGCGCCGGTACGAGCACGTCCGGACGGTCGAACCACCGTACAGCGACGGGGCGTTGCGGGACGCCCGTCGGAAGGCGACCGGAGCGGGTCTGGCCGACGACCGGGAGACGATGCTCTCGGGGCCGTTGACCGAGGCGGAGTACGACGACCTCCGCGGCTCGTGGCGGGAGATGGGCCGGACCGTCATCGAGCAGATGGAGGCGGGGGAGTATCGCCGGACGGAGGCGGTGCCATTTTTCGTTACCGTGGGCAGAGTCCCCGATCGTCGTCACTGATCGTATCGCAGACCGAGTCGCACGACCGCGTTGCGAGCGGTCGTGAATCGGTTCGCTGACCCGTCTCGAGGTCGGGCCGCGTTTCCCGAGCCGACGCCCCAGGACCGACTCGTCACCACGGAGAGAGCGCCCGCAGTCCGCTGCCGACCAGCCCGCCGACGAGTCCGTCGATGGCGGCCAGCAGCGAGAAGGCGGCGGCCAGCAGGACGACGCTCGGAAGCCCGAGCCCGGAGAGCCCCGGACTGATCGGCCCGATCGAGGAGAGGACGAACAGCGGCGGTTCGGTTACAGCCCTGTGAGAGCGCCGAGAAACGCCATGAAAAATCCCGCGAGGCCGCCGACGAGCGCGCCCGCGACCACCGCGTACGCGAGACCGGTCACGACCCGTCCGGCGGCGTAGGCGGCGATAAACCCGGCGACGATGCCACCGCCGACCCGGGTCAAGACAGGGACCAGAAGGGAGGTGAATGAAACGAATACCCCGACGGCGGCGGCCCCGAGGACGAGTCGCGAGTCGATCGTCGCCAGCGACGGCGCGTACTCCTCGTCGTCGTTCGTCTCGCGGTCGCTCATGGATCGATCACCCGCTCGTCACTGTCGCTGCCGTCCGTCGATCGGCCTCGCGGCCGCGCTGGCGTCTCCGCGTCGTCATCGTCGACCGCAGTGGTGGTCGCGGTCGCCGTCTGATCACCGCCGGTCCGACTCCCGCTATCGGACTCGTTCGACGGTTGATCCCCGACCGAATCGCTCGTGGTGTCGTCGCTTTCGTTGCCCGAGCCGTCGTTTTCGTCGGCCAGGTCATCGGTCTCGTTACTTCGACTACCGGTTTCGCTGCTCCGGTCGTCACCGTCGCCCTGTCCGTCGGTTTCCTGCGGTGGGTCGAACGGAATCGGTTCGGGGACGTCGCGTTTCGGGCCGACATCGACGGTGTATCCGGCGACGGAGAAGTTACGCAACTCGACCGAGCGGGCGTCGACGACGACGTCGGTTCGCTGCGCCGTGAAACACTCCTCGGCCGCCGCGAGGTCGTTGAGCGTCGCGTTTCGTCGGTCCGTTCGTAACACGATCTCCCCCTCGGCGGACCGCGTCTCCCCGAGTTCGACGCGTCTGGTCTCGTCGAGGTGGATCGTGACGTTCCCGTCCTCGTTTCGAACGACGATTCGGTTGGTGTCCGACGTGAGTCGCTCGACGCAGACGGTCGCGCCCTCGGCCGTACCGAGATCGCCCGTAATGGTTTGCCCGTCGGCCTGACCGGCCACGTGGGACGGCCCGACCAAGGCACCACCGGGGGCGACTGCGACCACGACGGCGAGCGTACCGGCCCGTATCATGCGTCGCGGCGGTCCCTCGGTCGACGTCGTCTCGTCGTCACTCGTCGGTCTCCCGCCGTTTGATGCGTTCGATGCCCGCACGACAGCGCAGGAGGATCGCTCCGACGACGCGAGCGAACCCCGCGTCGATCCGGGCCGCGATTTTGTCGACGACGCTCGGGTCCGAGACGGCGTCGTCGACGGCCTCGTCGCGTGGCTTCCAGACGAGACAGAGGTTACCGCCCAAGATGCCAAGCAGCATGCCGACCAGCAACCCGCCGAGGGATCCGAACAGCGAGAGTATCGACAGGACGGTCCCGACGACGCCGGCCACGTCGGCACGCGCAGGCGTGACAAGCACGCAGACCCCCGTCAGGAAGACGAACACGCCGAACAGGGCACCGATCGCGAGAAAACCCGCCATCTGTCCGCCGATGAAGGCGAGATCCGGCAGGATCTGCATCGGTACCCAGGTGAGCAGGATTCCGGCCAGACACAGCAGGAGCCCACCGAGGAACGGACGTCCGGCCCGCCAGGCGTTGAACCGCCCCTATCGGGATCCAAGCCACTGACTGACTCCGCCCAACCGGCTCCTGACCCGCGCGAGACGTGTGTCGGACTCGCCTGACCGTTTTCGGGCGACATGGGAGATCACCCGTCGGGGTGGTACTCCACGTCGACGTCGAGACCGGGGAGTGAGATCTCGTTCGAGGCGGGATACACCGCTTCCAGCTCGACGTCTTCCTGTACCATTCCGGGACGCTCCCCGGAGATGTTCGTGAGGTAGCCGTCCTCGGGCTCGGCGTTTCCGCCGGCCGTCTGCTGGAACTGCTGTTCCGGATTGTCGGTCGCCTGAGCGTTGACGACCTGTCCGTTGAACGTAGCCTCTTCCGCTTTCAAGTCGGTGAGTTTGATGTACTGCTCGTCCGCTTTGACCGTCCCGTCGGCGGCGAAGGAGATTTCCATCGAGCCGTCGATCATGGGTATCGACTTCTCGCCGCTCAGTACCATACCGTCGATCTCGACGCCGCGCTGTTCGACGACGGCGACCGGCGTCGTCCCCTCGGTATTCTCCCCGATGCTGGGATAGAGGAGGAAGTC containing:
- a CDS encoding DUF6230 family protein, with amino-acid sequence MYRRKRLATGTGVSFLVVALVGLVVLSSGTAYATAMATASGSGFTVTADEIRSDDFLLYPSIGENTEGTTPVAVVEQRGVEIDGMVLSGEKSIPMIDGSMEISFAADGTVKADEQYIKLTDLKAEEATFNGQVVNAQATDNPEQQFQQTAGGNAEPEDGYLTNISGERPGMVQEDVELEAVYPASNEISLPGLDVDVEYHPDG